Genomic window (Cucumis sativus cultivar 9930 chromosome 2, Cucumber_9930_V3, whole genome shotgun sequence):
TGGAAGGAAGgagtatgatttttttttaaaattaaaggatCTGAAGTTTATAGGATGCTCTCTTGATCATTTTACCAACTAGAATGCCCTAGAATATGAACAGTTTTGACTTTGAGGGATGATTACCTTGCAGATACCCTGGGGGTCCTCTGTTGAATCCTCTTGGCATTGCTAAAGATATCAAGAATGCTCATGACTGGAAACTCAAGGAGATTAAGAATGGTTAAATTTTCCACTCACATTCTCATCAAATTTTTCGTCTATCGTTTTCCCGGATTAATCTTTGTTCATTCAAATTACAGGACGGCTTGCAATGGTAGCCATGCTTGGGATCTTTGTGCAAGCTTATGTTACTCATACAGGGCCAATAGATAACCTTGTGGAGCACCTTTCTAATCCATGGCACAAGACTATTATCCAGACACTTTCAAGCTCAAGTCCTTAAAGAACAAGACGTTGAAACTTGATAGTCTCTTTACTCAATGAGCAAAATATAACATGACATTGGAGATTTATCAGCTAAAAAAGAATACAGATGAAAGAACAAATGACCTttgtattttgatttgatCAATACAACAGATCAAAAATTTGTTTcgattattatatttgtccTTTCTGCTGCTACCTATTTCAAACAAGAGATTAAACAAAAGCACAAACTACAAGAGGCTCATCTTCTAATTTATGATCTTACAGAGCACAAAATATGATAATCAAGCATATGATTCCTCCCAAGATCTTACATTGTCACATAAAGGGCTGGATGGGGTTTGTATCAGATTCGTGGTTTTGTttggtattattattttacaaaaggTGCAAGGCCACAAGAATaatgatcaaattaaatttgaagtgGAGAAGATGAATATTTGGTTATGGCTGTGAGGATCCTCTCTTTATCTCTTGTAGGAAATGCTTCTAATAAGACCCCATCTTTGTAGAAGTGGAACAGTGGCACAGTCTGCAATGCCATCATCAAATTTCAACATTAGTgaactaaaatacaaaaacaaaacttgttTATCATAAACATTAACATTTTAGGAACTTAATTAACTCAATCACAAACAAACACTAATTTTAATGGTTTTCTAcctctaaatcaaattataatgaaTATTCATGAGGTATTGTTAAGGActaaacataacttttcaaactaaatactaattttcttcaaatgacaaaatttgtaatttaaccattTCTTAATACTTTCTTGATGATGTTTgaaacaacaataaatattatattagttatgttttttaatgcagcaaaaatctaataataataaaaattactgaaatcattaaaaattaaaaattaaaattaaaatcggaccttacaataattagaataAGAAGATTTTAATATCTCAAAGCAAACAGAAAGTTTCCGAAGAGACCAAGAACAGTTTGTCAAAACTTCAGTCTAATTCAACACAAACCCAACTTGGCAATCAAGAAGAGAAAACAAGCTTACCTTGATCCTTAGCCGTTCAGCAACCTCAGATTGTTCATCATATTCATCCATGACCTAAAACAcacaatcaaattcaaagcaTAATAACCAGTCAGTGATTGTAATGGAAGTCAATTTCCCGAGAAAACATGGCTAATATGAAACACTCACATTATGCTTCAAGAAGATAACCGGTGCCTGTTGATCGCCAGACCCCTTGCACAATTTTGCAAACCCTTGTTctatatatttgcaacttcCACAAGATGTTCGATAAAAGTCCACAACTACCAAACCACCGTTTTCCTTCGCCTTGTCTAGAATTTTAATGAACTCTTCATCCGTCTTGAATTCCCGCACACAGTCTACAGGGCAAAGATCATCATCCTCATCACTCAACTCCCCCTGATTTCCAGCATTAACTCTCATTTTACTCTTGTATAACAATTGGTTTCTTGGAACTTCGGGTCTTGTAATCGACAATCGAACGGGCTCTTTCTCCGAAGAAAGCCAGCGGGGAATCAAAATGGGGATTCTCGGCTCCATTTTCTCATTTGGGTTTAATCCAAAACTGATTAAAGTTTTACATTGCAGTACATTCTGGTTCTGCCTTTGCATtgcaacatatatatatatatatatatatatatacccaaAACTCCGATTTGGGAGTTCTTTAGTGAATGAACTTCAGTCAGAAAGCTCTAATAAAACTGAGCAATATATCAGATTCAGATGTAGCATTCAAGACAATGTTTCAAACTCATGATAAATCTTATTTAACATTAATCATGTTAAAGGAGGAGAAAATTTCGATTATCGATTCAGAAAGAGGATGAAAAGTAACTGTTAAGAGAATGAAAGGTGAAAAATTGAAGGGGTAAAGCAACAAATGAAGGACCAGTTGATTACCTCCGAGCGGGAAGAAGAACAGAGGAGCAGCTGCGAACGAGAAAATGACACGACTCGATcattatcttctttcttcctttgccattgattttctttcacGTGGGTTGTTGTGTTGACATGGCTTCCTCGATGAGTTCCTCTTCCTATTTGAAAAAGCCCAGATTTTGAAGCCCAACACATTGAGTGgataacaatttttcttttaaatttcaaaattttcttttcgaGGAATATTATCTCAGACTTTTCCTAAACATTCGATAACTAACACCGAAGTAGAAAGTTGCTAAAATACTTAAAGACGAAAATTGAAATCCAAACATTTCCATCAAACTCAGTTTATGGCcaaattttcatccaaaactcttgacaaaattttttttttctttcaagttaGTTTTGAGACATTGATGACAGGTAAAaggtaatatttttttaaaagtgaacTATTGCCTCTATTATCTCAATTGATAGAACTTTGGTTTTTAGATGATGAGGACTGTATTTACCTTTCTGGAAGCTGAGAAAAGAATACATACAGgcttataattatttcaaatacattAGCATTGTGATCTtgaaatataaagttttttcttacaattttaCATTTGATTGTACATACTAGCTAACCTTGTGATATCGAGTTTATGTTCCAATGTAATCAAACCAGTCACCTTCTAGAGAAGATCAATCGATATATCATTGAGAAAGTTCAGAGGGTGAAATATTATCAATACAGAAGGTGAGGAGCTAAGCTAGTTGAATAAAGAGATTCAGATTGtataaatgtattaaaaatagattGTCTGCTTGTCAATGAGACTAACATGTTATGTTGTTTTATGTCGACTCGACTTTTGTTTGCCTAACAATGTTAGCATTTTAGGGAAGAAcgacttcttctttttctttccatcctTAGTTTCTGACAATGTTTCAGATCTACCCAAGCCTTTTTGTTTCCGTTCCTTTGCACTTGGCTCTTGGGGAGCTGGAGAATCTGCTTGCTCATCAGTTGTTGATTCTTTTACCTCAATGTTTGTCCTTGGACTTGTTGGACTTGCTACCTCTGGGTTAGATTTCTCCTCCTTCCTTAGTTGCTCTTGTTCTGTCCTCAACAATCTCAACTCTTGTTCTACTGCTAACTTTCCTTCCTCGGTCTCGCTCTCCTTATCAATTGCAGCTTTCAGCGCTTCCTGTCTAGCCACTAGTTCACGACTAACTTCTTCAAGCATTTCCTGATATTTTGCTTCGGATTCCTTAGCGGCCTCAATTTGTGAAATTGCTTCTGTCATCTTGATTCTGGCCTGCTCCTCGGCCTCACGAGCACGTTCGCTGAGTTCATTGTATTCCTCTAGTGAAATAGTTACTGTGGTTGGTGAATCTTCTTTTGTGGTTTCAGATGAATCGCTACTCTCTTGTAGTGCTTGGATTGCTGATAATGCTAACACTTTTGAGGCATTTGAAGCTTCAATCTCCTTCTGAGCTGCAAGTAATCTACTTTCAACTGCTTTTGATTCTGCCTTTGCTTGTTCTGCTTCTATCTTTATCTTCTGGAGCTCTTCAAGAGCTATCTGAGCAATTGACTTAGCCTTATCAACCTCCTCTTCTGCTTGTTTCAATTGATTAGTCAAGTCTACACTACTTTCTTTAGCTTCTTTTACGTTTCCCTGAACAACATCTATTTCAGACATGTTCTTATCTAATTCAACTTCAAGTGACACAGCTGTGTCGGAAGGCCTGACTTCCCTCTTCTTAGCGGTGGTCAAATTAGATTTCTCCACTTCAAGCTCTGATTTTAGTGAAGTAGCAGCCATCTTCAAGCATTCTACCTCAGCAATTGCTTTCTCTATGTTGAGCTTTACTTCTTCCAATTCCTTCTTCGTTGAATCAACCGCCAAAAGTGTAGCTGTATCTATTTTCTTCACAATTTCAGAAACGTCACCTTCCAAGACCCGTTCATCACTTATCTCCTCTCTCATTACCGATTCCATATAGGCCATCATTTCGGCTTTCAGATCCGATAACAACGTCGAGGCAGTATCTACTTTCAATTTAAGATCTTCAATCGACAGAACTTGCAAATTTAGTCTACAAAACTCCTCTTCTGCATCATCAAGCTCCTTCCGCCATTTAAAACAATCCTGCTCTTTCGCCAAGGCAGCACTCATCCTTTGCTCTTCTGCTTCTAAATGGGAAGCTTGTGCAGACTGCAATGATTGCTTTAAAGCAACCAGCTCCATAGTCAGCTCCTCAAGTGCCTTCTCACCTTCCACAGACGCAGCAAGAACATTCTCGGCATTTTTCACAGCAGCGTCTCTCTCGCACACTAACGAAGCAAACTCGTTACGTAGTATTTCCAGTTCTTCTTTAATAGATTTCTGCTCTGAAACAGCAGCAGCATGCCCCGCCGTGGCCATCTCAAGCTGTGCCTTTGCAAGAGCATCATCATTCTCCTGATCAGTGGTTCCTTGCTTCATTTCCTCTAGTCTTAGCTTAGCAAGTTCTGAATCTTGTTTTGCCTGTTGCTCTTCCATTTGAGCAACCTCCAATGCATGCTTTAATTCTTCTATGCGTTGTTTCGTGTTTTCGAGCTCATTCGACACTTGGAATTCTTCCACCCCAAATTCATCCGACTTTTTCCTACAATGA
Coding sequences:
- the LOC101220081 gene encoding thioredoxin-like 4, chloroplastic encodes the protein MQRQNQNVLQCKTLISFGLNPNEKMEPRIPILIPRWLSSEKEPVRLSITRPEVPRNQLLYKSKMRVNAGNQGELSDEDDDLCPVDCVREFKTDEEFIKILDKAKENGGLVVVDFYRTSCGSCKYIEQGFAKLCKGSGDQQAPVIFLKHNVMDEYDEQSEVAERLRIKTVPLFHFYKDGVLLEAFPTRDKERILTAITKYSSSPLQI
- the LOC101220550 gene encoding protein WEAK CHLOROPLAST MOVEMENT UNDER BLUE LIGHT 1, which encodes MTGSETEAPTIIACNANINFEGGGPTGPVANGVIYSAPVANGVIYSETPKFFVTKDSPSVISQEKGNHVAMEVRSSKDLKQGGLNKGFIETKAPIESVKAAVSKFGGIVDWKARRVHSMVERSRTVEERLEDVQEEILHCRKKSDEFGVEEFQVSNELENTKQRIEELKHALEVAQMEEQQAKQDSELAKLRLEEMKQGTTDQENDDALAKAQLEMATAGHAAAVSEQKSIKEELEILRNEFASLVCERDAAVKNAENVLAASVEGEKALEELTMELVALKQSLQSAQASHLEAEEQRMSAALAKEQDCFKWRKELDDAEEEFCRLNLQVLSIEDLKLKVDTASTLLSDLKAEMMAYMESVMREEISDERVLEGDVSEIVKKIDTATLLAVDSTKKELEEVKLNIEKAIAEVECLKMAATSLKSELEVEKSNLTTAKKREVRPSDTAVSLEVELDKNMSEIDVVQGNVKEAKESSVDLTNQLKQAEEEVDKAKSIAQIALEELQKIKIEAEQAKAESKAVESRLLAAQKEIEASNASKVLALSAIQALQESSDSSETTKEDSPTTVTISLEEYNELSERAREAEEQARIKMTEAISQIEAAKESEAKYQEMLEEVSRELVARQEALKAAIDKESETEEGKLAVEQELRLLRTEQEQLRKEEKSNPEVASPTSPRTNIEVKESTTDEQADSPAPQEPSAKERKQKGLGRSETLSETKDGKKKKKSFFPKMLTLLGKQKSSRHKTT